In Solanum stenotomum isolate F172 chromosome 6, ASM1918654v1, whole genome shotgun sequence, one DNA window encodes the following:
- the LOC125868812 gene encoding uncharacterized protein LOC125868812, whose product MYVEKELGRTPIEPEVFKKTHVRKKENESDPDVWVEERAERTFNDFNKYVVENLDSSVQLTPELSTQIWKEKVVGGTHKGRCYGLGSRNDVRRLQSGLEGIGSSRQAEALDGVQIAAMSDQITKLTAALAESERKRVAEQQSMSETVQQIKEQVMNLARRPTTSAPDDTDDESDEDDYVDLIP is encoded by the exons gaaaaagaattgggacgcACTCCCATTGAACCAGAGGTTTTCAAAAAGACTCATgtcagaaagaaagaaaatgagtcagatccggatgtgtgggtggaggaaagggccgaacgaactttt aatgactttAATAAGTACGTCgttgagaatctagatagttcggttcAATTGACACCCGAATTGTCCActcagatttggaaagaaaaagtggtaggggggacacacaagggtagatgctatggtctaggctctcgcAACGATGTTAGACGCCTtcagtcaggcttagaaggtattggatcgtcacgtcaagctgaggcacttgacggtgttcagattgctgctatgtcggATCAAATAACTAAACTTACAGCTGCACTAGCAGAGTCGGAGCGGaaaagagtagctgaacaacaaagcatgagtgagaccgttcagcaaatcaaagaacaagtgatgaacctcgctcgtcgacctactacttcggctcccgatgacaccgacgatgagagtgatgaggatgattatgtagatctcattccctag